One genomic region from Triplophysa dalaica isolate WHDGS20190420 chromosome 23, ASM1584641v1, whole genome shotgun sequence encodes:
- the tfap2a gene encoding transcription factor AP-2-alpha isoform X1 produces MENNVEDGHPVNSKNVPVQMPSAMAGFSPKSEDRHDGTSNGTARLPQLGSVGQSPYTSAPPLSHTPNSDFQPPYFPPPYQPIYPQSQDPYSHVNDPYSINSLHAQPQPQHPGWPGQRQSQESSLLHQHRGLPHQLCREYRREVLLPSGHGIDTGLTDSIPIHGIPHSLEDMQHVEDQGIHIPDQTVIKKGPVSISKTNISAIPINKDGLFGGVVNPNEVFCSVPGRLSLLSSTSKYKVTVAEVQRRLSPPECLNASLLGGVLRRAKSKNGGRSLREKLDKIGLNLPAGRRKAANVTLLTSLVEGEAVHLARDFGYVCETEFPAKAMAEYVNRQHSDPNEQVQRKNMLLASKQICKEFTDLLSQDRSPLGNSRPQPILEPGIQSCLTHFSLISHGFGTPAMCAALTALQNYLTEAIKAMDKMYLNNNPNSHNETGSKAGDKDEKHRK; encoded by the exons ATGGAAAATAACGTGGAAGACGGGCATCCCGTGAACAGCAAAAATGTGCCAGTACAGATGCCCTCAGCGATGGCTGGGTTTTCACCAAAATCAGAG GATCGCCACGACGGCACCAGCAATGGCACAGCTCGGTTACCCCAGCTGGGCAGCGTGGGTCAGTCTCCGTACACCAGCGCTCCTCCACTCTCCCACACGCCCAACTCAGACTTCCAGCCGCCATACTTTCCACCACCATACCAGCCCATTTACCCACAATCTCAGGACCCTTACTCTCACGTTAACGACCCGTACTCCATCAACTCTCTGCATGCCCAGCCGCAGCCGCAGCACCCCGGCTGGCCCGGCCAGCGACAGAGTCAAGAGAGCAGTCTGCTGCATCAGCACCGCGGGTTACCACATCAGCTGTGCCGAGAGTACCGCAGAGAAGTTCTGCTGCCGTCGGGTCACGGCATCGACACCGGACTCACGGATTCAATCCCTATACATGGAATACCTCACTCTTTAGAAGATATGCAG CACGTTGAAGATCAAGGAATTCACATCCCAGACCAAACTGTAATCAAAAAAG GTCCTGTCTCCATATCCAAGACCAACATCTCTGCCATACCGATAAACAAAGACGGGCTTTTTGGCGGCGTGGTAAACCCAAACGAAGTGTTTTGTTCGGTTCCTGGTCGTCTCTCACTTCTCAGCTCAACCTCAAAGTACAAGGTCACGGTAGCGGAGGTGCAGAGACGTCTCTCTCCGCCTGAGTGCCTAAACGCCTCTCTACTCGGTGGGGTCTTGAGGAG AGCAAAATCTAAAAATGGCGGAAGATCTTTAAGAGAGAAACTTGACAAAATCGGATTAAATTTACCAGCAGGAAGACGCAAGGCCGCCAATGTTACCCTCCTGACGTCACTGGTGGAAG GTGAAGCTGTGCATCTGGCCAGAGATTTCGGTTATGTATGTGAGACTGAGTTTCCAGCCAAGGCGATGGCTGAATACGTCAATCGACAGCATTCCGACCCTAACGAACAAgtccaaagaaaaaacatgttattggCATCGAA ACAAATCTGCAAAGAATTCACGGACCTGCTCTCGCAAGACCGCTCGCCCCTGGGGAATTCACGTCCACAACCCATTCTCGAGCCCGGGATACAGAGCTGTTTGACCCACTTCAGTCTTATTTCTCACGGATTCGGGACTCCAGCCATGTGCGCGGCCCTCACGGCGCTGCAGAACTATCTGACGGAGGCCATTAAAGCCATGGACAAAATGTACTTGAACAACAACCCCAACAGCCACAACGAGACAGGCTCTAAAGCGGGAGACAAAGATGAGAAACACAGAAAGTGA
- the tfap2a gene encoding transcription factor AP-2-alpha isoform X3 — protein MKMLWKLTDNIKYEDCEDRHDGTSNGTARLPQLGSVGQSPYTSAPPLSHTPNSDFQPPYFPPPYQPIYPQSQDPYSHVNDPYSINSLHAQPQPQHPGWPGQRQSQESSLLHQHRGLPHQLCREYRREVLLPSGHGIDTGLTDSIPIHGIPHSLEDMQHVEDQGIHIPDQTVIKKGPVSISKTNISAIPINKDGLFGGVVNPNEVFCSVPGRLSLLSSTSKYKVTVAEVQRRLSPPECLNASLLGGVLRRAKSKNGGRSLREKLDKIGLNLPAGRRKAANVTLLTSLVEGEAVHLARDFGYVCETEFPAKAMAEYVNRQHSDPNEQVQRKNMLLASKQICKEFTDLLSQDRSPLGNSRPQPILEPGIQSCLTHFSLISHGFGTPAMCAALTALQNYLTEAIKAMDKMYLNNNPNSHNETGSKAGDKDEKHRK, from the exons ATGAAAATGCTTTGGAAGTTAACtgataatattaaatatgaagaCTGCGAG GATCGCCACGACGGCACCAGCAATGGCACAGCTCGGTTACCCCAGCTGGGCAGCGTGGGTCAGTCTCCGTACACCAGCGCTCCTCCACTCTCCCACACGCCCAACTCAGACTTCCAGCCGCCATACTTTCCACCACCATACCAGCCCATTTACCCACAATCTCAGGACCCTTACTCTCACGTTAACGACCCGTACTCCATCAACTCTCTGCATGCCCAGCCGCAGCCGCAGCACCCCGGCTGGCCCGGCCAGCGACAGAGTCAAGAGAGCAGTCTGCTGCATCAGCACCGCGGGTTACCACATCAGCTGTGCCGAGAGTACCGCAGAGAAGTTCTGCTGCCGTCGGGTCACGGCATCGACACCGGACTCACGGATTCAATCCCTATACATGGAATACCTCACTCTTTAGAAGATATGCAG CACGTTGAAGATCAAGGAATTCACATCCCAGACCAAACTGTAATCAAAAAAG GTCCTGTCTCCATATCCAAGACCAACATCTCTGCCATACCGATAAACAAAGACGGGCTTTTTGGCGGCGTGGTAAACCCAAACGAAGTGTTTTGTTCGGTTCCTGGTCGTCTCTCACTTCTCAGCTCAACCTCAAAGTACAAGGTCACGGTAGCGGAGGTGCAGAGACGTCTCTCTCCGCCTGAGTGCCTAAACGCCTCTCTACTCGGTGGGGTCTTGAGGAG AGCAAAATCTAAAAATGGCGGAAGATCTTTAAGAGAGAAACTTGACAAAATCGGATTAAATTTACCAGCAGGAAGACGCAAGGCCGCCAATGTTACCCTCCTGACGTCACTGGTGGAAG GTGAAGCTGTGCATCTGGCCAGAGATTTCGGTTATGTATGTGAGACTGAGTTTCCAGCCAAGGCGATGGCTGAATACGTCAATCGACAGCATTCCGACCCTAACGAACAAgtccaaagaaaaaacatgttattggCATCGAA ACAAATCTGCAAAGAATTCACGGACCTGCTCTCGCAAGACCGCTCGCCCCTGGGGAATTCACGTCCACAACCCATTCTCGAGCCCGGGATACAGAGCTGTTTGACCCACTTCAGTCTTATTTCTCACGGATTCGGGACTCCAGCCATGTGCGCGGCCCTCACGGCGCTGCAGAACTATCTGACGGAGGCCATTAAAGCCATGGACAAAATGTACTTGAACAACAACCCCAACAGCCACAACGAGACAGGCTCTAAAGCGGGAGACAAAGATGAGAAACACAGAAAGTGA
- the tfap2a gene encoding transcription factor AP-2-alpha isoform X2 encodes MYQIQRDDTRMSLLGKMGDWQDRHDGTSNGTARLPQLGSVGQSPYTSAPPLSHTPNSDFQPPYFPPPYQPIYPQSQDPYSHVNDPYSINSLHAQPQPQHPGWPGQRQSQESSLLHQHRGLPHQLCREYRREVLLPSGHGIDTGLTDSIPIHGIPHSLEDMQHVEDQGIHIPDQTVIKKGPVSISKTNISAIPINKDGLFGGVVNPNEVFCSVPGRLSLLSSTSKYKVTVAEVQRRLSPPECLNASLLGGVLRRAKSKNGGRSLREKLDKIGLNLPAGRRKAANVTLLTSLVEGEAVHLARDFGYVCETEFPAKAMAEYVNRQHSDPNEQVQRKNMLLASKQICKEFTDLLSQDRSPLGNSRPQPILEPGIQSCLTHFSLISHGFGTPAMCAALTALQNYLTEAIKAMDKMYLNNNPNSHNETGSKAGDKDEKHRK; translated from the exons ATGTACCAAATCCAGAGAGACGATACAAGAATGTCACTTCTGGGCAAAATGGGAGACTGGCAG GATCGCCACGACGGCACCAGCAATGGCACAGCTCGGTTACCCCAGCTGGGCAGCGTGGGTCAGTCTCCGTACACCAGCGCTCCTCCACTCTCCCACACGCCCAACTCAGACTTCCAGCCGCCATACTTTCCACCACCATACCAGCCCATTTACCCACAATCTCAGGACCCTTACTCTCACGTTAACGACCCGTACTCCATCAACTCTCTGCATGCCCAGCCGCAGCCGCAGCACCCCGGCTGGCCCGGCCAGCGACAGAGTCAAGAGAGCAGTCTGCTGCATCAGCACCGCGGGTTACCACATCAGCTGTGCCGAGAGTACCGCAGAGAAGTTCTGCTGCCGTCGGGTCACGGCATCGACACCGGACTCACGGATTCAATCCCTATACATGGAATACCTCACTCTTTAGAAGATATGCAG CACGTTGAAGATCAAGGAATTCACATCCCAGACCAAACTGTAATCAAAAAAG GTCCTGTCTCCATATCCAAGACCAACATCTCTGCCATACCGATAAACAAAGACGGGCTTTTTGGCGGCGTGGTAAACCCAAACGAAGTGTTTTGTTCGGTTCCTGGTCGTCTCTCACTTCTCAGCTCAACCTCAAAGTACAAGGTCACGGTAGCGGAGGTGCAGAGACGTCTCTCTCCGCCTGAGTGCCTAAACGCCTCTCTACTCGGTGGGGTCTTGAGGAG AGCAAAATCTAAAAATGGCGGAAGATCTTTAAGAGAGAAACTTGACAAAATCGGATTAAATTTACCAGCAGGAAGACGCAAGGCCGCCAATGTTACCCTCCTGACGTCACTGGTGGAAG GTGAAGCTGTGCATCTGGCCAGAGATTTCGGTTATGTATGTGAGACTGAGTTTCCAGCCAAGGCGATGGCTGAATACGTCAATCGACAGCATTCCGACCCTAACGAACAAgtccaaagaaaaaacatgttattggCATCGAA ACAAATCTGCAAAGAATTCACGGACCTGCTCTCGCAAGACCGCTCGCCCCTGGGGAATTCACGTCCACAACCCATTCTCGAGCCCGGGATACAGAGCTGTTTGACCCACTTCAGTCTTATTTCTCACGGATTCGGGACTCCAGCCATGTGCGCGGCCCTCACGGCGCTGCAGAACTATCTGACGGAGGCCATTAAAGCCATGGACAAAATGTACTTGAACAACAACCCCAACAGCCACAACGAGACAGGCTCTAAAGCGGGAGACAAAGATGAGAAACACAGAAAGTGA
- the tmem14ca gene encoding transmembrane protein 14C — MMAVDWTGYGYAALVASGGVVGYVKAGSVPSMAAGLLFGGLAGFGAYQISQDPRNIWVSLATSGTLAAVMGKRFYSSRKIMPAGLIAGVSILMVAKLGAGMLQKPQQS, encoded by the exons ATGATGGCTGTGGATTGGACTGGATACGGATATGCAGCACTGGTGGCATCTGGAGGAGTTGTAGGATATGTCAAAGCAG GCAGTGTTCCATCAATGGCGGCAGGGCTATTGTTTGGGGGTTTGGCTGGGTTTGGTGCCTACCAGATATCCCAAGATCCCAGAAATATTTGGGTGTCTTTAG CCACTTCTGGGACTCTTGCTGCTGTCATGGGAAAGAGATTCTATAGTTCACGCAAAATCATGCCAGCTGGTCTCATTGCTGGAGTCAG TATTCTGATGGTGGCCAAGCTTGGAGCTGGGATGCTGCAGAAACCACAACAGTCATGA
- the tfap2a gene encoding transcription factor AP-2-alpha isoform X4, producing MLVHSFSAMDRHDGTSNGTARLPQLGSVGQSPYTSAPPLSHTPNSDFQPPYFPPPYQPIYPQSQDPYSHVNDPYSINSLHAQPQPQHPGWPGQRQSQESSLLHQHRGLPHQLCREYRREVLLPSGHGIDTGLTDSIPIHGIPHSLEDMQHVEDQGIHIPDQTVIKKGPVSISKTNISAIPINKDGLFGGVVNPNEVFCSVPGRLSLLSSTSKYKVTVAEVQRRLSPPECLNASLLGGVLRRAKSKNGGRSLREKLDKIGLNLPAGRRKAANVTLLTSLVEGEAVHLARDFGYVCETEFPAKAMAEYVNRQHSDPNEQVQRKNMLLASKQICKEFTDLLSQDRSPLGNSRPQPILEPGIQSCLTHFSLISHGFGTPAMCAALTALQNYLTEAIKAMDKMYLNNNPNSHNETGSKAGDKDEKHRK from the exons ATGTTAGTGCACAGTTTTTCCGCGATG GATCGCCACGACGGCACCAGCAATGGCACAGCTCGGTTACCCCAGCTGGGCAGCGTGGGTCAGTCTCCGTACACCAGCGCTCCTCCACTCTCCCACACGCCCAACTCAGACTTCCAGCCGCCATACTTTCCACCACCATACCAGCCCATTTACCCACAATCTCAGGACCCTTACTCTCACGTTAACGACCCGTACTCCATCAACTCTCTGCATGCCCAGCCGCAGCCGCAGCACCCCGGCTGGCCCGGCCAGCGACAGAGTCAAGAGAGCAGTCTGCTGCATCAGCACCGCGGGTTACCACATCAGCTGTGCCGAGAGTACCGCAGAGAAGTTCTGCTGCCGTCGGGTCACGGCATCGACACCGGACTCACGGATTCAATCCCTATACATGGAATACCTCACTCTTTAGAAGATATGCAG CACGTTGAAGATCAAGGAATTCACATCCCAGACCAAACTGTAATCAAAAAAG GTCCTGTCTCCATATCCAAGACCAACATCTCTGCCATACCGATAAACAAAGACGGGCTTTTTGGCGGCGTGGTAAACCCAAACGAAGTGTTTTGTTCGGTTCCTGGTCGTCTCTCACTTCTCAGCTCAACCTCAAAGTACAAGGTCACGGTAGCGGAGGTGCAGAGACGTCTCTCTCCGCCTGAGTGCCTAAACGCCTCTCTACTCGGTGGGGTCTTGAGGAG AGCAAAATCTAAAAATGGCGGAAGATCTTTAAGAGAGAAACTTGACAAAATCGGATTAAATTTACCAGCAGGAAGACGCAAGGCCGCCAATGTTACCCTCCTGACGTCACTGGTGGAAG GTGAAGCTGTGCATCTGGCCAGAGATTTCGGTTATGTATGTGAGACTGAGTTTCCAGCCAAGGCGATGGCTGAATACGTCAATCGACAGCATTCCGACCCTAACGAACAAgtccaaagaaaaaacatgttattggCATCGAA ACAAATCTGCAAAGAATTCACGGACCTGCTCTCGCAAGACCGCTCGCCCCTGGGGAATTCACGTCCACAACCCATTCTCGAGCCCGGGATACAGAGCTGTTTGACCCACTTCAGTCTTATTTCTCACGGATTCGGGACTCCAGCCATGTGCGCGGCCCTCACGGCGCTGCAGAACTATCTGACGGAGGCCATTAAAGCCATGGACAAAATGTACTTGAACAACAACCCCAACAGCCACAACGAGACAGGCTCTAAAGCGGGAGACAAAGATGAGAAACACAGAAAGTGA